Proteins from a genomic interval of Helicoverpa zea isolate HzStark_Cry1AcR chromosome 31, ilHelZeax1.1, whole genome shotgun sequence:
- the LOC124645096 gene encoding L-lactate dehydrogenase-like isoform X2, with protein MAENNSNNHSNGASDGQMATIRKLLQARQDKEAELGNKVTVVGAGQVGMATIFSLLTQGVTNNIALVDTNEDKLKGEMMDLQHGSAFLYNANIQAGADYEITANSQICVIAAGVRQKEGEDRRNLVQRNVQVLKGIVPKLLQYSPNAILLIASNPVDVLTYVSWRISGLPRHRVLGSGTNLDSARFRYLLSQKLGIAPTSCHAYIIGEHGDSSVPVWSSVNIAGVRLRDLNQNFGLETDEENWQETHTQVVQSAYEVIKLKGYTSWAIGLSLTQLIKAILTNATSVHAVTTCVQGEHGITDEVFLSLPCVLGRNGVLDVIRQPLSDTERKQMYQSASVMADLQAKIVF; from the exons atGGCTGAAAATAATTCGAACAATCACAGCAATGGCGCGAGTGATG GTCAGATGGCGACGATCAGGAAGCTGCTGCAGGCGCGCCAGGACAAGGAGGCGGAGCTGGGCAACAAGGTGACGGTGGTGGGCGCCGGCCAGGTCGGCATGGCCACCATCTTCTCCTTGCTCACGCAG GGCGTTACTAACAACATCGCGCTGGTGGACACCAACGAGGACAAGCTCAAGGGCGAGATGATGGACCTGCAGCACGGATCCGCCTTCCTCTACAACGCCAACATCCAGGCCGGCGCAG ATTACGAGATAACTGCGAACTCTCAGATTTGCGTCATAGCGGCCGGTGTGAGGCAGAAGGAGGGCGAGGATCGCCGCAACCTGGTGCAGAGGAATGTTCAAGTGCTTAAGGGTATTGTACCTAAG CTTCTGCAATATAGTCCGAACGCGATCCTGCTGATCGCCAGCAACCCTGTGGACGTGCTGACGTACGTGTCGTGGCGCATCAGCGGCCTGCCCCGTCACCGCGTGCTGGGCTCCGGCACCAACCTAGACTCGGCGCGGTTCCGCTACCTGCTCTCACAGAAGCTGGGCATCGCGCCAACCTCCTGCCATGCCTACATCATAGGAGAACACGGCGACAGCAGCG TGCCGGTGTGGTCGAGCGTGAACATCGCGGGCGTGAGGCTGCGGGACCTCAACCAGAACTTCGGTCTGGAGACGGACGAGGAGAACTGGCAGGAGACTCACACGCAGGTGGTGCAGAGCGCGTACGAGGTCATCAAGCTGAAGGGGTACACCTCGTGGGCCATCGGCCTGTCGCTCACGCAGCTCATCAAGGCCATCCTCACCAACGCCACCAGCGTGCATGCCGTCACTACTTGTGTGCAG GGCGAGCACGGCATAACGGACGAGGTGTTCCTGTCGCTGCCGTGCGTGCTGGGCCGCAACGGCGTGCTGGACGTCATCCGGCAGCCGCTGTCCGACACGGAGCGCAAGCAGATGTACCAGTCCGCCAGCGTCATGGCCGACCTCCAGGCTAAGATCGTCTTCTAA
- the LOC124645096 gene encoding L-lactate dehydrogenase-like isoform X1, translated as MLVCVWRGHTMRRVLPLLACQWSRPQEFLGSRRLVLSGQMATIRKLLQARQDKEAELGNKVTVVGAGQVGMATIFSLLTQGVTNNIALVDTNEDKLKGEMMDLQHGSAFLYNANIQAGADYEITANSQICVIAAGVRQKEGEDRRNLVQRNVQVLKGIVPKLLQYSPNAILLIASNPVDVLTYVSWRISGLPRHRVLGSGTNLDSARFRYLLSQKLGIAPTSCHAYIIGEHGDSSVPVWSSVNIAGVRLRDLNQNFGLETDEENWQETHTQVVQSAYEVIKLKGYTSWAIGLSLTQLIKAILTNATSVHAVTTCVQGEHGITDEVFLSLPCVLGRNGVLDVIRQPLSDTERKQMYQSASVMADLQAKIVF; from the exons ATGCTAGTCTGCGTTTGGCGTGGTCACACCATGAGGCGTGTGCTGCCACTGTTGGCGTGTCAGTGGTCGCGTCCTCAGGAGTTCCTGGGCTCACGGCGCCTTGTGTTGTCAGGTCAGATGGCGACGATCAGGAAGCTGCTGCAGGCGCGCCAGGACAAGGAGGCGGAGCTGGGCAACAAGGTGACGGTGGTGGGCGCCGGCCAGGTCGGCATGGCCACCATCTTCTCCTTGCTCACGCAG GGCGTTACTAACAACATCGCGCTGGTGGACACCAACGAGGACAAGCTCAAGGGCGAGATGATGGACCTGCAGCACGGATCCGCCTTCCTCTACAACGCCAACATCCAGGCCGGCGCAG ATTACGAGATAACTGCGAACTCTCAGATTTGCGTCATAGCGGCCGGTGTGAGGCAGAAGGAGGGCGAGGATCGCCGCAACCTGGTGCAGAGGAATGTTCAAGTGCTTAAGGGTATTGTACCTAAG CTTCTGCAATATAGTCCGAACGCGATCCTGCTGATCGCCAGCAACCCTGTGGACGTGCTGACGTACGTGTCGTGGCGCATCAGCGGCCTGCCCCGTCACCGCGTGCTGGGCTCCGGCACCAACCTAGACTCGGCGCGGTTCCGCTACCTGCTCTCACAGAAGCTGGGCATCGCGCCAACCTCCTGCCATGCCTACATCATAGGAGAACACGGCGACAGCAGCG TGCCGGTGTGGTCGAGCGTGAACATCGCGGGCGTGAGGCTGCGGGACCTCAACCAGAACTTCGGTCTGGAGACGGACGAGGAGAACTGGCAGGAGACTCACACGCAGGTGGTGCAGAGCGCGTACGAGGTCATCAAGCTGAAGGGGTACACCTCGTGGGCCATCGGCCTGTCGCTCACGCAGCTCATCAAGGCCATCCTCACCAACGCCACCAGCGTGCATGCCGTCACTACTTGTGTGCAG GGCGAGCACGGCATAACGGACGAGGTGTTCCTGTCGCTGCCGTGCGTGCTGGGCCGCAACGGCGTGCTGGACGTCATCCGGCAGCCGCTGTCCGACACGGAGCGCAAGCAGATGTACCAGTCCGCCAGCGTCATGGCCGACCTCCAGGCTAAGATCGTCTTCTAA
- the LOC124645093 gene encoding L-lactate dehydrogenase-like, which yields MFPIIRDLIPQIGRGARKHVLKAQYIHVYTPSQSKSIIWNHANYSTSVVVPPEPSSREKDRSCKQFTTIGKIFNYNTPKEFGSGDKISIVGLDDIGMAIVYTLLVKEITNNICMIDMNEEILQGEHMDLQSSALFLNNPKITSSKDPADTVNSKVCIITTGTYKGRDENELDYVARNAGIIRAIVGPLAKYSPDAIYIVASDPVDILSYVTWKLIGIRKQNIIGTGTMVDTARFRYMLAEKFGVAPECCHAYIIGQHGVANSVPVWSNVSIAGVRLVDVNPQIGTDKDPEMWNEVYRDAVRCDGLVRQLKGNVCWSVGLAVAEICKAIFTNSYTVLPVSTYVKGEHCIRDEVFLSLPCVVGRAGVIDIIRQTLSDEEATVLRRGAENVAHIQEAANKIIS from the exons ATGTTCCCTATAATCAGGGATTTAATACCGCAAATAGGCCGCGGAGCTAGGAAACACGTCTTAAAAGCACAGTATATACATGTATATACCCCTTCCC aaTCTAAGTCTATCATCTGGAACCATGCAAACTACAGCACCAGTGTTGTCGTTCCCCCCGAACCGAGTTCTAGAGAAAAAGATCGGAGTTGCAAACAGTTTACCACGATAgggaaaatattcaattataacACTCCGAAGGAGTTCGGCTCAGGCGATAAAATAAGTATAGTTGGACTCGATGATATCGGAATGGCTATAGTGTACACTCTGCTTGTTAAG gaaaTCACAAACAACATATGTATGATTGACATGAATGAAGAGATCCTGCAAGGAGAGCATATGGATCTCCAGTCTAGCGCACTTTTCCTTAATAATCCCAAGATAACGTCTAGCAAAG ATCCTGCAGACACGGTGAACTCGAAGGTGTGCATCATCACGACCGGCACGTACAAGGGCCGGGACGAGAACGAGCTCGACTACGTAGCGCGCAACGCGGGGATCATTAGAGCCATCGTCGGACCG CTAGCGAAGTACAGTCCAGACGCGATATACATAGTGGCGAGCGATCCAGTGGACATCCTGAGCTACGTGACGTGGAAGCTGATCGGCATCAGGAAACAGAACATCATCGGCACGGGCACCATGGTGGACACGGCGCGGTTCCGCTACATGCTGGCCGAGAAGTTCGGGGTCGCCCCCGAGTGCTGCCACGCTTACATCATAGGACAGCACGGCGTAGCTAACAGCG TTCCCGTGTGGTCGAATGTGAGCATAGCCGGGGTGCGGCTGGTAGATGTGAACCCTCAGATCGGCACAGACAAGGACCCGGAGATGTGGAACGAGGTGTACCGTGATGCCGTGCGGTGCGACGGCCTGGTGCGACAGCTGAAGGGCAACGTCTGCTGGTCAGTCGGACTCGCTGTGGCCGAGATCTGCAAAGCCATATTTACTAACTCTTACACCGTGCTTCCCGTGTCTACTTATGTAAAG GGCGAACACTGCATCAGAGACGAAGTGTTCCTGTCTCTACCGTGCGTGGTGGGCCGCGCAGGAGTCATAGACATCATCAGACAGACGCTCTCGGATGAAGAGGCGACAGTCCTGCGCCGGGGGGCGGAGAATGTCGCCCACATACAAGAAGCTGCCAACAAAATTATATCTTAG